In Bactrocera oleae isolate idBacOlea1 chromosome 5, idBacOlea1, whole genome shotgun sequence, a genomic segment contains:
- the LOC106621964 gene encoding uncharacterized protein yields MRSFVLVAFLATIAAVSAAPQFGYGYGAQPAASSFVPSAHGGEKYLPPATTTQPPSVHKQFYLISAPEDTEGASKPKHLVIGRPQKNYRVVFIKAPNSDNDNLKLSAEFAPQEEKTVIYVLSKKGNELTANDFATPAPTVPSKPEVFFIKYKTPEEAQAAQKEIQDQYDQLGGTKEFSDEGTAPVASVIGSLDGIAPDGSYNYRAIAPPPEELGSASSPLSQYLPAALRL; encoded by the exons ATGCGTTCTTTTGTATTAGTCGCTTTTTTGGCGACAATTGCTGCCGTCAGTGCTGCGCCACAATTCGGTTATGGTTATGGCGCCCAGCCAGCCGCCAGCAGTTTCGTGCCTTCAGCACATGGTGGTGAGAAGTATTTGCCACCTGCCACAACAACACAACCACCCAGCGTACACAAGCAATTCTACTTAATCTCGGCGCCGGAAGACACTGAAGGTGCTAGCAAACCAAAACATCTGGTTATCGGACGTCCACAGAAGAACTATCGTGTCGTCTTCATTAAGGCACCAAACTCTGATAACGACAACCTGAAATTGTCAGCTGAATTTGCACCACAAGAGGAGAAGACTGTCATTTATGTGCTCAGCAAGAAGGGTAACGAACTCACAGCCAATGACTTTGCCACACCAGCGCCAACAGTGCCCAGCAAACCGGAAGTATTCTTCATCAAATACAAGACTCCTGAGGAAGCTCAGGCGGCACAAAAAGAAATCCAAG ACCAATACGACCAATTGGGTGGCACTAAGGAATTCTCTGATGAAGGTACCGCTCCGGTCGCTTCCGTTATCGGCTCTTTGGACGGTATTGCTCCTGACGGCAGCTATAACTACAGAGCCATTGCTCCCCCTCCAGAGGAGCTCGGCAGCGCATCCTCACCACTCAGCCAGTACCTGCCCGCTGCTTTGCGTCTGTAA
- the LOC106621970 gene encoding uncharacterized protein — translation MRLLIVALALFAISATAAPQYGYEPAGISSGLSARNSNGVPSGSGGVAPSIGGGAIGNGNSLSHGGGRGGDKYLPPESEQQAPLINKQFYTISAPEDNATKSKHLVLGKPQKNYRVIFIKAPTPDNVKYSAEFAPQEEKTVIYVLHKKGEDIDAANIATPAPTVPSKPEVFFIKYKTPEEAQQAQKEIQDQYDQLGGNNQFGEDTAPITSVVGALDSFNPDGSYNYRQVNGGSANLAEPQQPSSQYLPSFLKV, via the exons ATGCGTCTCCTGATCGTAGCACTCGCACTCTTCGCCATAAGCGCCACAGCCGCGCCGCAATATGGATACGAACCCGCAGGCATTTCCAGTGGATTATCCGCACGCAACAGCAATGGAGTGCCCAGCGGTAGCGGTGGCGTCGCCCCCAGCATTGGCGGTGGTGCCATTGGCAATGGTAACTCCCTAAGTCATGGCGGCGGACGTGGTGGTGACAAATACCTACCACCCGAGTCCGAGCAACAGGCACCACTTATAAACAAACAATTCTACACCATCTCGGCACCGGAAGATAATGCCACCAAATCGAAACATTTAGTTTTGGGCAAACCACAAAAGAATTACCGAGTGATCTTCATTAAGGCACCCACACCCGATAATGTTAAATATTCTGCCGAATTCGCGCCACAAGAAGAGAAAACCGTTATCTATGTGTTGCACAAGAAGGGTGAAGATATCGATGCCGCCAATATTGCTACACCAGCACCAACTGTGCCCAGCAAGCCAGAGGTCTTCTTCATCAAATACAAGACACCCGAGGAGGCACAACAGGCGCAGAAGGAAATTCAAG ACCAATACGATCAATTGGGCGGCAACAACCAATTCGGAGAAGACACCGCTCCCATCACCTCGGTCGTTGGCGCTTTGGACAGCTTTAACCCTGATGGCAGCTATAACTATCGTCAAGTGAACGGTGGTAGCGCCAATTTGGCGGAGCCCCAGCAGCCCAGCTCTCAATATTTGCCATCTTTTTTGAAGGTTTAG